A stretch of DNA from Mesorhizobium onobrychidis:
GGGAGATGTCCGGCAGGACAGAGGGGGGCGCGACGGAACGCGACCCCATCATCACTCACCCCCAAAAATCCTCAGCCGCTACGAAGCGGCTTTTTGCTGTGGGCCCATGCCCTGCTTTTTCCGATCCACACAGACGGAGCCCAAAACCATGGCCATCACCCCGCTCGACATCGCCAACATGGCCCTTGGCGTTCTCGACGAGGCGCCGATCGACAGCCTCGACCAGGACGTGAAAGCGGCGCGCGTGCTCAATCTGCATTTCGACCTGACCCGCGAGGCGGAGCTGACGAAACACGCCTGGGTGTTCGCAATCCTGGCGGCCGCAGTCGCCGGGTCCGATACCGGCAGCGGCGCGGGCACGCTGAACTTTGCCTATGAATTGCCCGTGGACTGCCTGCGGCCTTTGCCGCTGACCCATAATGGCGAGCCGGATGGCGTGCCGATCTCGTGGCGCCAGGAAGCCGGATTGATCTACTCGGACCAGTCCAGCCCACGCCTCATCCGCTACATCGCCAACCTCACCGATCCGAACGACTGGGACGCATTGTTCACGGAAGTGCTGGTTGCGGCCCTTGCCATCAAGATCGCGCATCCGCTGACCCACAAGGCGGGCATGATCGACATTGCCCGCGGTGCCTATGACCGGGCGCTCGACGCGGCGTTCCAGTCCAACGCCATCCAGCGTGGCGGCAGGTTTTCAACGACGTCCTGGGCGATCCAGCGCGGCGGGTTTGTGCGCTGATGACGACGCTCTATCCGGTCCAGGACACATTCGTTCGTGGCGAAATCTCGCCGCGCCTGCATGCGCGCGCCTCGCTCGACCTTTACCGCGCGGCGCTCTCCCGGTGCGAAAACTTTGTCACCTTGCCGCATGGCGGTATCCGCAAGCGCGGCGGGTCGTATTTCGTCGGCGAGGCCAAGTATTCGTCGAAGAAGACGCGCGGCATACCGTTCATCTTCTCGGCAGACCAGGCCTATATGCTGGAGTTCGGCGACCTCTACATCCGCGTCTATGCCTATGGCGCCCGCGTCGGCACGGTGGAAGTGGCGACACCCTATCTCGAAGCCGATCTGTTCGACCTGCAATTCGTCCATCCGCCGACCAGATGTGGATCACCCACGCGGACTACCCGCCGCAGGTTCTCACCCGCACGGCGCACACCACATGGACGCTGGCCGAGTTCGTCTTTCTCGACGGCCCCTATGACGACATCAACACAACCGCGACCAACATGGCGCCTGCCGAGACCGGCGCCGTCCATCCTGTTATGACCAACAATACCGCTCCAGGCGGCACTGTTGCGGACAGCAGCGGCGCGGCCAACGCCTACAAGGTGTTCGACCGGGACAATGGGTCAAACCTTTCGCTCGGCACGACCACCGGCTTCGTGTCTTATGACTTCGCCGGTACAGCGACCAAGGTCTGTGACGGCTACTGGCTTCGCGCGCAATCCATTGGCGGCACAAGGGCACCGGTCGCCTGGGACTTCCAGGGTTTTGACGGCACCAACTGGATCTCGCTTGACAGCCGGACAGCGGAAACCGTCTGGTCGCGCGGCGAGGTGCGCTTCTACGAATTTCAGAATGAGACGGCCTACCAGTCCTATCGGCTGAACATCACCGGCTCCGAGGACGACACCAATGTTACGATCGCGGAAATGGGATGGCATGAGGATGGCGATACACAGACGCCATTCGATCTCACGGCGTCCTCGATCGTCGGCATCAATGACGGCACCGGTTTCCAGGCATCAGATGTCGGCCGCGCCATTCGGCTGCTCGGCTCGGATGCCATCTGGCGCTGGGCGCGCATCACGAGCCGCACCAGCACGACTGTGGTCAAAGTCAGGCTGTATGGGCGTGCGCTTCCCAATCTCAGCCCGATTGCGCGCTGGCGTCTCGGCACTTTCGTTCCCGGAAAGTACGTCGAAAGCGGTTCGCTGTACGAGGAGCGGCTGGCCTTCAGCCGAAAATTCTCCGTCTACGCATCCGCAACCGGCGACTTCGACAATTTCGCGCTCGGCGAGGAAGATGACGACGCGCTGGAGTTCGTCCAGGCCGGCGGCGGCCAGGCCAACGATATCACATGGATTGCGGAATCCGATGGGGCTCTGCTGATCGGAACGCTTGGCGGCGTCCGCGCGCTGTCGGGTTCGGGCATCGACGAGGCGTTGACGCCGTCGTCCTTCAAAAACCGTCGGTCCCGCACGTTCGGCTGCGCCAAGGTCCGTCCGGTGGATGCCGGTCAGTCGTTCCTTTACGTGACGCGCTCCCGCAAATCGATCGCCGAACTGACCCAGAGCGCCACCGGCCGCTTCACGTCGGATGATGTCGGACAGATTTCCGAGCATATTCCGAAGAAGGGCGTCGTCGAACTGGCGTTCCAGACCGATCCCGATCCGCTGCTGTGGTTCCCGCTGGATAACGGAGAATTCGGCGGCTACACGCACCAGCCTTCCCAGGAAGTCCGCGGCATGCACCGGCATCGCATCGCCGGAACTTTCTCCGGTTCTGACTGGGGCATCGTTGAAAGCGCCGTGGTCACGCCGGGGCAGGATGGCAATGATGATCTTTGGCTGTTCGTCAAGCGCACCATCGGCGGTACGACCAGGCGCACTATCGAAATCAAGACCGTTCCGTTCGAATATGGCGAGATCGCCGACGCGTTCGAAGTCGATTGCGGCCTGACCTACACCGGCGCGGCCGTGGGGGTGGTCACAGGCCTGGGTCATCTCGAAGGCGAAACCGTCGACGCTCTGGCGGATGGTAAGGTCTACAAGGGCCTTGTCGTGGCTGCCGGAGCGGTTTCCTTGCCCGGTGGGGCAACGGCGGCCAAATGGCAGGTCGGGCTACCCTATGAGGCCGGCGCCGACACGCTGGAGCTCGATGTCGGCGGCAAGGACGGGTCGACCGTCGGGCGTCGAAAGAAAGTCGCCAAGGTCATCCTTTCCCTGTTGGAAGCCGATACGACCGGGCTGGAAATCACGTCGTTGATGCGCGGTCGGTGGGAGCCGGTTCGTATCCCCTCGATCGTCTCGCCCGACGGCATGGCCAATCTGTTCACCGGCAATGTCGAGGTGCCGATCGACGACAGCTGGGAAGGGCAGGGGCGGGTGAGAATTCGCCACACCAACCCGACGCCGTGCACCATCCGGGCGTTCACGCCGGTGTTTGATGCCGAGCCGTAGGCCCTCAACACCAACGTAGCGTTCCCGCCCACCCCCCTCTGTCCTGCCGGACATGTCCGGCAGGACAGAGGGGGTGCTGTCCCTCCGGCCTTGGCTAATTCTGCCTCCAAAAAGGACCCTCCCGTGACCCCAATCCCCCATGAAAAGCGCCGCGCCGCCGCCGCGCAAAGTGAAGCCTGCGTCGACATCGCAGCACTTGCCGACGAGATCAGGGCAAACGCCGCTTCCCTCGACGAGCGCTGGCGCATGGCCCAGTGGCTGATAGAACAGCTGCGCCAGCAATTGTTCGACGCCGATGCCTTGCGCCGTGCCGTCGCCACCGCCAACAGCCAGTTCGACGCCGCCGGCGTTGCCGACCTGAAAATCAACCTGACCGCCATCCGGCGCGCCGCCATAGCTGGGCGGCGAGCGGCAGCACCCGCTCGTCTCAGCGCGGCAGCGATCCAGGCCGACAGACTGCTTCTGTCCCTCCTCAGCCCCGGCGGCGCGCTCGACCCGCGCCCGGCGCTCGGCGCGCCGGTCGGAGGCATCGCGGGCAGATTTTCGCTTCGTGGCCGAGGCCGCGGCTGACCATGTGCACACTTGCCCTTATCGGCCTTTCGGTCGGCGGCGCGCTGGTCGAGGGCCAGCAGTCGAGGCAGATGGCCGACTATCAGGCCAAGGCCTATGAACAGCAGGCGCGGGCCGACGCGCAAGCCGCGGCCTTCGAACAGGGCCAGGAGCGCCACAAGCAGGATCTTCTGCAAGCGCAGGCGCGCGCCCAGGCCGGCGCCTCGGGCGTCGCCATCGCAGGCTCGCCGACCGAGGTGCTGGCGGCCAATGCCAGGCAGGGCCAGCTCGACATCAAGGCGATCCAGTACGGCTCGCAGCTGCGCCAGAACAATCTGACCACGCAGGCGGCGATCTCGCGTTTTTCCGGCAGGCAGGCGGCGGCGGCCTCGATCTTCAAGGCCGGCGGCAACCTCGTGTCCGGCCTTTCCGGCCTCTACGACCCGAGCAAGGCGGTGACATTCGGCAAGAGCGCCTTTCCGCCGGCGCCGGGCGGAGGGCTTTACTGATGGCTACCATCCCCCTCCAGCTTGCCCAGCGCCGGCTCGACACCGGCAATGTGGTTTCCTATCCCGGCGGCTCGCCGGTCGGCGCCGCCATGCAAGGCTTTGGCGCCGAGCTCTCGGCTGTCGCCGAGCGGTTCAGGCAGCAGAAGCAGCAGCAGGACGCCTTCGACGCCGAGGTCATCGGCCGCGAGTTGAGCGGGCAGATCGCCCAGGCCGAAAACGAGGCGATCCGGAATGCGCCGGCCGACGGTCGCGGCCTGCATGACAGCATGTACGGCCAGATCGATCCGCGCACCGACGGCGTCGTCAAGTCCGGCCTGTTCGACAAGATCTTCGACAGCACCGTGCCGAAAGTGCCGGAGAGCGAACGCGCCAACTTCATCAGGAAAAAAGAGGCTTTAAGGCTGGCCGGCTCGGCACGCATGGCCGCACAGCAATATGCGCGCCGCCAGGACTATGAGCAGACCGAATGGTCCAAGGCGCAGGACTCCTACACGAGCGCCATCGCGCAGAGCGATCCGGACGACACCGCAGCGTTCGAGGCGATCAGGCAGAGCGGGTTTGGCTTCATCGCCAAGATGGGCAACCCGGTCGCCAGGCAAGCGGCCGAAACTGCCTGGCGCAGCAACACGGCAAAAGCGCTCGCCCAGGCGATGATCGCCAAGGATCCGGGCCGCGCTGTTGAACTGCTTGCCGCCGAGCCTGCAGCGAAGGCCACCGAAGGCGCGATCAACGGTGAAACCACCGGCGCTGAAGGCGGCACCAATCTGTCGGCGAAAAACCCGAATTGGTCCGCTTCGGGCGATGACCGCCTTGCTGATCTCAGGCCCGACGATAGGGCTGCGCTCGCCTGGCTGGCCGGCGCCTCGGTGGCGCAAAACTGATGTCCGCAACCAGGCGGCCGGGCTGGATTTTCTCGTTACCTGTCCCTGTTGCATTGGCCGCAGGCTTTTTCACGGGAAAACCCAAAGTTCCTGAAATCGCCGCTGGCAATGCGCGCAGGGATGTGGTCGTTTCCAGGGCGATAAGAGACCGTTTGGAAACTCTACTATGGCGGCCATCTGATGGCGTTTTCTGCGCTTCCGGTGCTCACGGACCAGCGCATGACCCCGGAAACCGATTTCGGTTTCCCGGAAAGGATCATGCGCAAATGCAAAGTGTTAGAGCGTCCTTTGCGCGTCCAATTGGACGCGCAGCGCTCTAATGTCCGCTGCGCGCCGGTTCTCGAAACCACCACCATATGACTCGCCAGAGCGAATTTCGAAACAGTCTCTAAGAGCGACGGCGGCCTTTCTTACGACACAGGCTTGTGGTTCTGGATTTGAAATTCCCAAGCGCTGATGCGATCATTGGAACGGAAATCCACCTGGCCCATCCAGGCTTTTCAGATGAAGGACTGAACCTACCTTGTTGCGCTTAGAGTCTTATCCGATGCTGGCAAGGATCGTTTTTCCGGTCACGTTGGCCGGCGTTCTCCTGCTCACTCTTCTGCCGGCGCGGTTCTTGCCGGATTTCGGCACGGCCGTCTCGCTTTACGATGACAAGTTGCATCACGCCATCGCCTTCGCGGTGCTGGCGGCGTTGGGAAGCCTCGGCTGGCCGGAACACAAGGCAAAGCTGGTTGTTGTCCTCGCCTTCACCGGCGCGGCGATCGAGGTTCTTCAGGGCTCGCAACTGATAGGGCGCGATCTGGATGGGTTCGACTGGGTTGCCGACTGCGCCGGCATGGCGTGCGGGCTGACAATCGCCGGCTGGACAAAGAGGCGCGTTGGGAGGCGCGTTGGCGGATTGCCATAGGCCGCAACGGGTTTTTTCTCTCGAGACAACACCGCCGGCCTGATCCGCGCCCGGGGCCGGCCTGAAATCATAGAGCACTTTCAAGCCTCGCTTTCGCGGGGCTTTTTCATGGAGAAGCCTGATGGCTCGACCTGCAACTGCCGCCGTTCGACTTCTGACCGGCGAACGCGAACCCGTGCGCCTGGCGACCACGGCCAATATCCTCCTTCGTGGCCTGCAGGCCATCGACGGCGTGCCGTGCGAGGTTGGCGACCGCGTGCTGGTCAAGGACCAGGCCGACCAAAGGCAGAACGGCATCTACACGGTGAGCGAGGGCGAATGGTTTCGCGCCGCCGACGCCCGCACCGCCCGCACCTTGCAGAAGGGAACGACGGTTCACACCCAGGTCGGGTCGGTCAATGCCGGTCGGGTGTTTGAATTCAGCGCTGACGAGCCGGTGGTGGGCAGCGATGCCATCGCCATTGCCCCGTTCGTGCCGCCCGACATTGCGGAGGTGGTCGAGGATGTCGAATCGCTGCGCGACGCAACGCAGGTGCTGAAGGAAGCCACTGAGGCCAGTGCCGGCCAGGCAGCCGCCAGCGCTGCCAGCTCTGTCGCCAATGCTGGACAAACCGCCGCCGATGTCGTCACCACCGCGGCCAACCTGGCCAACGCGCAGGCGGCACGCGACGCGTCGCTGTATGGCAAGGGCATTTTCCCGACGACGGCGGCGGCGATCGGCTTTGGTGTCGTTGGTAGCGGTGCGATCACGGCGGGGGCCGGTGGCGCCAACGGCACGTTCGATTTGGCGTTTACCGGCGGCGCCGGTTCGGGCGCGGCCGGTCGCTTCGTTGTCGCGGGCGGCGCGCTGACGCAGATCCTGATCACGGCGCCCGGCTCCTACACGGCGGCGCCGACATTCAGCTTTGCGGCGTCTGCTGGGCTTGCCGGGGCCAGCGCTTCGGCGGTTTTGGGCCGGAATGTCGATGTCGGCCAATATTTCTGGACCGAAGTTTCGACCGGAGTGCTTGGACTGTACAATGTGACGGCCGGGCCGGTTGCGACCGATACCGGCATCAGGGCGGCAACGTCCGCGCTGCTTTCGAGCATCGATACTATAGCGATGCTCGAAGGGCTGAGTGTGCCCACCGCCAAGCTCACGGAGGCGGCTGGGTCTGTCAGTCCATCCGTCTATCGGTCCTACTCTTTTGTGGCCGGCGACACGATTGAACATGTCGTCGTTGCGAGGGCGGCGGAACGCGGTTCCCTTCAGCTTATCCATGCCGCTGCTGGTGCGGCTTACACGGCCAACTTCGATCTCGAACAAGGGGTCGTCGCAAGCAGCTCCGGCGCGAACATCGTGAGCGCCTCCATCACGGACCTAGGCTCCGGATGGTATGAGTGCAAGGCCGTCGTTCTGGTCGCGGCGAACGTTACGAACAACGTGCAAGCCCGCATGTCGGCCTCTGGTGCCCTGCCATACGCAGCCGATGGCGTGAGCGGAATGTATATCCGCAGCATCGTGCTGCGCAAACAGGGCCTGACTGCTAACCTGTTCCCGAGCAGCCACCCGGCCAATGCTGCCTTCACCAAACAGAGCGTCACGGTCACCAGCACGACCAGCCCGAACGAGCCGGGCCTGGTCTCTCTCCCTCCGATTGTCGATGACCTCGACGTGCTCGTCAGAGGCCGGATGACGGCATCGAAGGTCGTTGAGCCGGCTGTTTCGGGAAGTCCCTCTATCTATCAGGCGAAATCTGTCGTCCTCGGCGATCTCATTGTCTGGGAGGTGATCGCCAAGAGGGCCGAACGAAAGCGGCTAAACCTTTTCTCCAACTCCGGGGCGAGCATCGACTGTACTTTCGACCTGGAATTAGGAACGGTTGCGCAAGGAGGCGCGGCGGTCACCGCCTCGAGCTGTTTGGCTCTCGGTAATGGCTGGTACAAGTGCCGGGTCGAGGCGACCGCTTCGGCCTCGGCGTCCTCGAATTGGCAACACCGCATTTTCAAAGATACGGGGGCGCATCCCTACGTCGGCGACGGCGTATCCGGTCTCTATATCCAGCGATCATCTTTCAGCCTCAACGGAGGGGCGAACATTTTCGGGTCGGCCGAGAACCTTTCCTCTGCCGGGTGGACTAAGAGCGCTGGTCTGACGGTCGTTGCCGACGCCGCCCTTTATCTCGGCTTGCTGGCCGACCCAACCGCCATTGGCGGCGATTCATACGACGACGGCTCGGCGGCGCTTGTCGGGAAAAAGTGGGCGGCGCTCGGCTCTAGCATCACAATCGGTGCCTACTATGCGCCTCTGCTCGCCGGCCAGACGGGCATGGTCCTGACTAATCTTGGCGTCAGCGGCTCGGCGCTGGGGCTTAGCACTACCGCATACCCGAGCTACGGAATGTCCAATAGGATCATCGACATTCCGGTCGACACGGAGCTAGTCACCCTAGAGCCCGGTCCGAACGCCTTTGGTGCGCAGGAGGCGCCTCTCGGTGCCTTTGGCGATACGACCTATGCCACCCACTATGGATCGCTTTGGGCGGCCTGCATCGCCATTCGGGCGCAGGCACCTAATGCCAAGATCGTCATGATCGGAACGTATAGCGGCGGTCCCGGCCATGCGACCCATCGAATTGGTCGCGTCAACGGCCAGGGCAACACGATGGACCAATTTTTCGAGGCCGAGCGCTATGTGGCACATGCGCTCGGCATTCCGTTCATCGACATTTCCCAGAGCGGCATGGGCTACCTTACGTCGACACTGTACATGTCGGACGAGCTACACCCGAATGCTGCCGGCAGTCTGCGCCATGCCACATACGACGCCGAATGCCTGCGTGAGATGGCGCGGAGGGGCCTGTTCGGTGCCTAGTGGTGAAAGCCTGACGCTTGGCACCCCTCGGAACGGCAAGGTTGGGTGGATTGTGTTGATAAAGTCCGGGTTGCAGCAGTCCTGAAGCACTGATTCAATCTTCGTCGTAAGAGGAGATTGAGTCGATGATGGGCGAGCAAAGTGTGATGCAGGAGGAGCTGTTTTACGGCTTCAGCCTGGAGCGGCATGTGCCGGCGGATCACCTGCTCAGAGCGATCGACCGCTTCGTCGACCTTCCGCCATCCGCCAACATCTGGCGCCCTTCTACAGCCCGATCGGCCGTCCCTCGATCGACCCTGAGCTGCTGATCCGCATGCTGATCGTCGGCTATTGCTTCGGCATCCGCTCGGAGCGCCGGCTGTGCGAGGAGGTACATCTGAACCTGGCCTATCGGTGGTTCTGCCGGCTTGGCCTCGAGGGTGATGTGCCTGACCACTCAACCTTCTCCAAGACCCGCCACGGCCGCTTCCGCGATGCCGACCTGCTGCGCCAACTGTTCGAGACCGTCGTCCGGCGCTGCATAGCTGAAGGGCTCGTCGGCGGCGAAGGCTTTGCGGTCGATGCCAGCATGATCGTCGCCGACGCCCATCGTCAGCGCGGGATCGAAACGGCTGAGGAGCTTAAGCCTGAGGCCAAGCGGGCCGTGGCCGAATATCTCGCCACACTGGATGATGCCGCCTTCGGGGCCGCCACGCCGGTGGAGCCCAAGTTCATCTCTCCTGTCGATCCCGCCGCACGCTGGACTGCCTCCTGGGGCGGCCCGGCCGTCTACGCCTATTGCACCAACTATCTGATCGACGTGGAGCACGCCATCATCGTCGATGTGGAGCCCTCGACCGCCGTACGCCAGGCCGAGGTGACGGCCGCCAAGACCATGATCGAGCGCACCCACGACGATCTCGGCCTCTGGCCAGGGCGGCTGATTGCGGACACCGGCTACGGCTCGGCCGAGATGCTCAACTGGCTGGTGCATGAGCGCGGGATCGAGCCGCACATCCCGGTGTTCGACCACTCCAAGCGCAAGGACGGCACCTTCTCGCGTGAGGATTTCGCCTACGACCATGCAAGCGATACCTACCGCTGCCCGGGCGGAAAGACGCTCAGGCAACGCCAGAAGACCTATCGGGTGCCACACCCTCTCGTCGACGAGAACGGCATGATGCGCTATCGCTCCAGCAAGCTGGATTGCGACGCCTGTGCCCTGAAGCCCCGCTGTTGCCCGAAGGAGCCGGCGCGCAAAGTGCTGCGCTCGATCTATGAGGGCGCGCGCGACATGGCCCGCGACATCGCCAAGACCGACGCCTACCAAACCTCACGCTATCAACGGAAGAAGGTGGAGATGCTGTTCGCGCACCTCAAGCGCATCCTGAAGCTCGACAGACTGCGATTGCGCGGCCCCTGTGGTGCCCGCGATGAGTTTCACCTCGCAGCCATCGCCCAGAACCTCAGGAAATTGGCCAAGATCTGCACTACCCGGACACCAATCCCAGCCACTTAGGGCAAGGAGGCCGCCTCGACCCAATCGCAACTCGTCGCGGCGAAGGAACGCCCGGCTTAATCACCGACTTCTTCAACACAATCGGTGGAAAGTTCACGTTGCTGCCCTTGATCTGAACGCGCAGGAAGCGCCATCAGCGGAAGTCCAGGTGACCCGTGGCACTTCGCCGCTAGGTATCGAGATCTTGAGCCGTCATGGCAAGCCTGCCTTGCGCAGTCCATCGAGGACATGGGCGATGTCTTCGGGCCGCTTCCAAGGGCAATTGTATTTGAATTCCCACCTCAGGTAATCGGACACGTCGGCGGCTGGG
This window harbors:
- a CDS encoding SGNH/GDSL hydrolase family protein — translated: MARPATAAVRLLTGEREPVRLATTANILLRGLQAIDGVPCEVGDRVLVKDQADQRQNGIYTVSEGEWFRAADARTARTLQKGTTVHTQVGSVNAGRVFEFSADEPVVGSDAIAIAPFVPPDIAEVVEDVESLRDATQVLKEATEASAGQAAASAASSVANAGQTAADVVTTAANLANAQAARDASLYGKGIFPTTAAAIGFGVVGSGAITAGAGGANGTFDLAFTGGAGSGAAGRFVVAGGALTQILITAPGSYTAAPTFSFAASAGLAGASASAVLGRNVDVGQYFWTEVSTGVLGLYNVTAGPVATDTGIRAATSALLSSIDTIAMLEGLSVPTAKLTEAAGSVSPSVYRSYSFVAGDTIEHVVVARAAERGSLQLIHAAAGAAYTANFDLEQGVVASSSGANIVSASITDLGSGWYECKAVVLVAANVTNNVQARMSASGALPYAADGVSGMYIRSIVLRKQGLTANLFPSSHPANAAFTKQSVTVTSTTSPNEPGLVSLPPIVDDLDVLVRGRMTASKVVEPAVSGSPSIYQAKSVVLGDLIVWEVIAKRAERKRLNLFSNSGASIDCTFDLELGTVAQGGAAVTASSCLALGNGWYKCRVEATASASASSNWQHRIFKDTGAHPYVGDGVSGLYIQRSSFSLNGGANIFGSAENLSSAGWTKSAGLTVVADAALYLGLLADPTAIGGDSYDDGSAALVGKKWAALGSSITIGAYYAPLLAGQTGMVLTNLGVSGSALGLSTTAYPSYGMSNRIIDIPVDTELVTLEPGPNAFGAQEAPLGAFGDTTYATHYGSLWAACIAIRAQAPNAKIVMIGTYSGGPGHATHRIGRVNGQGNTMDQFFEAERYVAHALGIPFIDISQSGMGYLTSTLYMSDELHPNAAGSLRHATYDAECLREMARRGLFGA